The following are from one region of the Leptospira terpstrae serovar Hualin str. LT 11-33 = ATCC 700639 genome:
- a CDS encoding ABC transporter ATP-binding protein → MNTIPKAIQVKDLSIQIKTDDGILPIVDNVNFYLAKGETLALVGESGCGKSITSLALTQLLPSNTTLYPTGSILFEDQNLIESSQSHLRSVRGKEIAYVFQEPFSALNPLHKIGAQLVEGYLLHGLGSKQEAEEKAIYLLERVGITDAKLRLGQYPNQFSGGMLQRVCIAMALMCDPKILIADEPTSAIDVTIQLQLIQLLKELRKENGMSVLFISHDIGLVSHIADRIAVMYAGKIIEQGSVGDVIDNPKHPYTQALIAAYPTHENIGKKLVTIEGIVPSPKSYPTGCRFHTRCNEKLSICNSSVPLTIPISEFQLVDCFLYGGKESA, encoded by the coding sequence ATGAACACTATTCCTAAAGCCATCCAAGTCAAAGATCTTTCTATCCAAATCAAAACCGATGATGGGATTTTGCCTATTGTTGATAATGTTAATTTTTATTTGGCGAAAGGTGAAACATTAGCCCTTGTTGGTGAATCTGGATGTGGAAAATCTATCACTAGTTTGGCGCTAACTCAGCTTCTGCCATCCAATACAACTTTATATCCCACAGGATCAATTTTATTTGAAGATCAAAACTTAATTGAATCTTCGCAAAGTCACCTAAGGTCAGTTCGTGGAAAGGAAATTGCTTATGTATTCCAAGAACCATTTTCTGCATTAAATCCACTCCATAAAATTGGAGCCCAACTTGTTGAAGGTTATTTGTTGCATGGGCTTGGTTCCAAACAAGAAGCGGAAGAAAAGGCAATCTATTTATTAGAAAGAGTTGGGATAACCGATGCGAAACTCAGACTGGGGCAATACCCAAACCAATTTTCGGGTGGGATGTTACAAAGAGTTTGTATTGCTATGGCGCTTATGTGTGATCCAAAAATCTTAATTGCAGATGAGCCAACAAGTGCCATTGACGTTACCATCCAATTACAATTGATCCAGCTTCTGAAAGAATTACGAAAAGAAAATGGAATGTCGGTTCTTTTCATTTCTCATGATATAGGACTCGTAAGTCATATTGCCGATAGGATTGCAGTAATGTATGCAGGAAAGATTATTGAACAAGGAAGTGTCGGAGATGTGATTGATAACCCAAAACATCCATACACACAAGCGTTAATCGCAGCTTATCCAACGCACGAAAATATTGGAAAAAAATTAGTTACTATCGAAGGGATTGTTCCATCTCCCAAATCTTATCCTACAGGATGTCGGTTCCATACACGTTGTAACGAAAAACTATCTATTTGTAACTCTTCCGTTCCCCTAACGATTCCTATCTCTGAGTTCCAATTGGTAGATTGTTTTTTATATGGAGGTAAAGAAAGTGCTTAA
- a CDS encoding ABC transporter permease subunit — MNFISNPANIRKWEKFKKNKRAYYSMLILFYTYVLSLFSPLLINNKPLFVLYEGTVSFPIFSFYPETKFGGANLTEPNYKKLSKESRFVDSNNQMFFPPIPFGVNEDNLESLEEGTNPPSSPNFSHWMGTDDRGRDVFTRIIYGYRLAMTFSLILIIVEILLASFIGGIQGYFVGRLDLFLQRIIEILSAIPFLYLILIMGSFFGRGFLVLIVTYGSLSWIGLSYYMRGEFLKLRKQQFVDAAKTLGASSFSIIMRHLLPNSITPLVTFLPFILISAISVLSALDFLGYGIPAPNPSWGELIGQGRERLTAWWLITFPSVALFLTILFSAFVGEGLRDAFDPKDKVVYE, encoded by the coding sequence ATGAACTTTATTTCAAACCCGGCAAATATTCGTAAGTGGGAAAAGTTTAAAAAGAATAAACGCGCTTATTATTCTATGTTAATTCTTTTTTATACTTATGTTTTATCGTTGTTTTCTCCACTCCTTATCAATAACAAACCTTTGTTTGTATTGTATGAAGGGACTGTTTCGTTTCCAATTTTTAGTTTTTATCCAGAAACAAAGTTTGGTGGGGCTAACCTTACAGAACCGAACTATAAAAAACTCAGTAAGGAATCTCGTTTTGTTGATTCAAATAATCAAATGTTTTTTCCTCCAATTCCGTTTGGTGTGAATGAAGACAACTTAGAAAGTTTGGAAGAAGGAACCAACCCTCCTTCATCACCAAACTTTAGTCATTGGATGGGAACAGATGATAGAGGAAGGGATGTGTTTACTCGCATCATTTACGGGTATAGGTTGGCGATGACTTTTAGTTTGATCCTTATCATTGTTGAGATTTTACTTGCCTCTTTTATCGGTGGAATCCAAGGATATTTTGTAGGTCGGTTGGATTTATTTTTACAACGAATCATTGAAATTTTATCCGCGATTCCGTTTTTATATCTGATTTTGATTATGGGTTCATTTTTTGGAAGAGGGTTTTTGGTGCTCATAGTAACTTACGGATCGTTGAGTTGGATTGGTCTCAGTTATTATATGCGTGGGGAATTTTTGAAACTCCGCAAACAACAGTTTGTTGATGCTGCAAAAACTTTAGGAGCTTCTTCATTTTCAATAATCATGCGTCATTTATTACCTAATTCCATTACACCTCTTGTGACTTTTTTACCATTTATTTTAATCTCTGCAATCTCTGTACTTTCCGCTCTTGACTTTTTGGGTTATGGAATTCCAGCTCCCAACCCATCCTGGGGAGAGTTGATTGGACAAGGAAGAGAAAGACTTACTGCTTGGTGGTTGATTACTTTTCCATCAGTAGCTTTGTTTTTGACAATTTTGTTTTCTGCATTTGTGGGAGAAGGACTTCGGGATGCTTTTGATCCCAAAGACAAGGTGGTTTACGAATGA
- the ispF gene encoding 2-C-methyl-D-erythritol 2,4-cyclodiphosphate synthase, with protein MFRVGNGIDFHKLIHEPFRPLILAGVEVKSEFAFLGHSDADVVLHAVADAILGALALGDIGVHFPDTDPQYKNMKSTRIIDKCLELMAEKKYKLVNVDCTYVGDHPKINPIRAELNASLATITKLPLDCVSIKATTSEGMGSLGRSEGVMVMATVLLESTKSKS; from the coding sequence ATGTTTAGAGTTGGAAACGGAATCGATTTTCATAAATTAATCCACGAACCTTTTCGCCCGCTAATATTGGCTGGGGTTGAAGTAAAATCGGAATTTGCCTTTCTTGGTCATAGTGATGCTGATGTGGTTTTGCATGCAGTGGCAGATGCCATTCTCGGTGCCTTAGCACTTGGTGATATCGGGGTTCATTTTCCTGATACAGACCCACAATACAAAAATATGAAATCCACTCGTATCATTGATAAATGTTTGGAACTGATGGCAGAGAAAAAATACAAACTAGTGAATGTAGACTGTACCTATGTGGGAGATCATCCAAAAATCAATCCCATTCGTGCAGAGCTCAATGCATCTTTAGCAACTATCACTAAGTTACCGTTAGATTGTGTTTCGATTAAAGCAACTACCTCGGAAGGGATGGGATCACTCGGTCGAAGTGAAGGTGTGATGGTTATGGCAACGGTTCTACTCGAAAGTACAAAGTCTAAATCTTAA
- the nadA gene encoding quinolinate synthase NadA: protein MSLVTKDQLVQKLNPIYLPHEIEERILPLAEEINRLKKEKNAVILGHNYMTPDVFWGVSDIIGDSLYLSKMAKETKAAMILFNGVHFMAETAKILSPEKKVLIADPKAGCSLAESITRDDVKALKAKYPGVPVVTYVNCSAEVKAETDVCCTSANAVQIVNAVEGDTVIFLPDEYLAGNVRNQTSKTIISHPGRCMVHEMYTPEDIRSAKRLFSEGLTVITHPECHEDVVKEADFSGSTSQMVDFIRQSKTNKIMLVTECSMGDNLRAEFPEKEFVSTCQTCPHMKKITLEKVRDALLKEQFEIFLDEEVIRLAQKSVNRMLELSYKK, encoded by the coding sequence ATGTCACTAGTAACAAAAGACCAACTGGTTCAAAAATTAAATCCCATTTACCTTCCGCATGAAATTGAGGAACGGATCCTACCTTTAGCGGAAGAAATTAACCGTCTCAAAAAAGAGAAAAATGCGGTGATCCTTGGTCATAACTATATGACACCCGATGTGTTTTGGGGAGTATCTGATATCATTGGGGATTCTTTGTATCTTTCTAAAATGGCAAAGGAAACCAAGGCAGCCATGATCCTCTTCAATGGAGTTCATTTTATGGCAGAAACTGCCAAAATTTTATCTCCTGAAAAAAAGGTTCTCATTGCCGATCCAAAAGCTGGTTGTTCTCTTGCCGAGTCCATTACGAGAGATGATGTCAAAGCATTGAAAGCCAAATACCCTGGTGTTCCCGTTGTAACGTATGTCAACTGTTCGGCGGAAGTAAAAGCAGAAACCGATGTTTGTTGCACTTCTGCCAATGCTGTCCAAATTGTAAATGCTGTGGAAGGGGACACTGTAATATTTTTGCCAGATGAATATTTGGCTGGAAATGTGCGAAACCAAACATCCAAAACCATCATTTCTCACCCAGGACGTTGTATGGTGCACGAAATGTATACACCCGAAGATATTCGTTCCGCAAAACGATTGTTCAGTGAAGGTCTCACTGTAATTACACATCCAGAGTGTCATGAGGATGTTGTGAAGGAAGCTGACTTTTCTGGTTCAACTTCGCAAATGGTGGATTTCATCCGACAAAGTAAAACCAATAAAATTATGCTTGTGACAGAGTGTTCGATGGGTGACAACTTACGTGCGGAATTTCCTGAAAAAGAATTTGTATCGACTTGCCAAACTTGTCCGCATATGAAAAAAATTACTTTGGAAAAAGTGCGAGATGCCCTTCTCAAAGAACAGTTTGAAATCTTTTTAGACGAAGAAGTGATTCGCCTCGCTCAAAAGTCAGTGAATCGTATGTTAGAATTGAGTTATAAAAAGTAG
- a CDS encoding lipocalin-like domain-containing protein: MNRIKILILSLLFFHFSFPKDHNFHSDFGLEWCYFVGHLESENGNLYGYELSFFRLKFSEDSEWNPELFPVHFAISNFTSQKYKNAQTIKRTIGGLAGYSDKNIYSGTYRLEIISKDKFHIQAESKSKDLSLDLELEGNGKILIHGKDGVSIKSNRKPSIFSYYYSYPRLKTKGNLFFDGKRESIVSGNSWMDHEWSEKNSKSLPTLATGETGWDWICLSDNLGGDYVFFRFRESSKLDPEIFGTYRNPEGKTIYWKEPGQIQMKATGSFWKSPTTKIEYPLHWKIKYPGGEWTVSPIFNEQEFDGSKTTSTIYWEGGVEASDPIQKKSAKGYLELKGYKKPKEWWEF; the protein is encoded by the coding sequence ATGAATAGAATCAAAATTTTAATCTTATCCCTTCTTTTTTTCCATTTTAGTTTTCCGAAAGATCATAACTTTCATTCTGATTTTGGATTGGAATGGTGTTATTTTGTTGGGCATTTAGAATCTGAAAATGGAAATTTATATGGATATGAATTGTCTTTTTTTCGACTGAAATTTTCAGAAGATTCTGAATGGAATCCAGAGTTGTTTCCTGTTCATTTTGCCATTTCCAATTTTACTTCGCAAAAGTATAAAAATGCACAAACCATCAAACGAACCATAGGTGGTCTTGCAGGATATTCAGATAAAAATATCTACAGCGGAACCTATCGATTAGAAATTATTTCCAAGGATAAATTTCATATTCAAGCGGAGTCAAAGTCAAAAGATTTGAGTTTGGATTTAGAGTTAGAAGGAAATGGAAAAATATTAATCCATGGCAAAGATGGGGTATCTATTAAATCAAATCGTAAGCCAAGTATATTTTCGTATTACTATAGTTATCCGAGATTAAAAACAAAAGGAAATCTTTTTTTTGATGGAAAAAGAGAGAGCATTGTTTCCGGAAATTCTTGGATGGACCATGAATGGAGTGAAAAAAACTCAAAGTCGCTTCCTACTCTTGCCACTGGGGAAACCGGTTGGGATTGGATTTGTCTCTCAGACAATTTGGGTGGTGATTATGTTTTCTTTCGATTTCGAGAATCATCCAAATTGGACCCAGAGATTTTCGGAACTTATCGAAATCCAGAAGGTAAAACGATCTATTGGAAAGAACCGGGCCAAATCCAAATGAAGGCAACAGGATCTTTTTGGAAAAGCCCAACTACAAAAATAGAATACCCGCTCCACTGGAAAATCAAATATCCAGGTGGAGAATGGACGGTCTCTCCCATTTTCAATGAACAAGAGTTTGATGGAAGTAAAACTACATCTACAATCTATTGGGAGGGTGGAGTAGAAGCCTCAGATCCAATTCAAAAAAAGTCAGCCAAAGGATATTTAGAATTGAAAGGTTACAAAAAACCGAAAGAGTGGTGGGAGTTCTAA
- a CDS encoding SpoIIE family protein phosphatase: protein MYQRENHLLRYTNPFPEILDDIVYNRILKDPNYWISQDLEDKIIQIISQSLDISGILYHLGTESLITNAYDLLPLDDSRIDLAEMIQRLPILIGRLTRAVYLNIKPISNQKVIFLFKYLPEYQEKWYDAVFFQGMLGGLSVLFELKEFNIRMTKTKLFGIHVSHKELGDDILFGADSNEYEMEWLEDNLFLSRSRLTKDDLTNRHRVMVTSRVDSELEEISIIDVKDVVGKSRELAIENRDLEAAVEVLKSFKQELEKKQLSMAKDLRLAKNIQKGLIPEIIPDWNGIQFWTAFTPMQEVSGDYYDYFPYNMDKLGVAVCDVSGHGVPAAFITALSKLLFSNFKKPKPSETFKLINRELLDLVKQQGYTTCVYVLIHDDYKVLYSVAGHPRPILFRAKTNRAEICEGDGTFLGMFPDAGDTFRDLQIQLEPGDKLFLYTDGLTEAENDKGLAFGEERLIQMIESTSEKSIQETVETILSNHKEFTMGTDPMDDITLLGLQLSPRLPEFNLIKAKGDDVYRKKEFKEAVGFYEQAHQILPRDLDTQLSYGKALAYSGNFENAIRLLESYNKFKTNHFKSHSVLGYCYYQMEMFEKAEVEWKKAHSINDSNLSNLYNLAQLYRKLNEKKKMKEVIEKMKRIEETYLHILPLEKKWESLPDE from the coding sequence TTGTACCAACGCGAGAATCATTTATTGCGCTACACCAATCCATTTCCAGAAATTTTAGATGATATAGTCTACAATCGAATTCTTAAAGATCCTAACTATTGGATCTCACAAGATTTGGAAGATAAAATTATTCAAATCATATCCCAATCCCTCGATATTTCCGGGATTTTGTATCATCTGGGAACTGAAAGTCTAATTACAAATGCTTATGATTTATTACCTTTAGATGATTCCCGAATAGATTTAGCAGAGATGATCCAACGGCTTCCTATTTTAATTGGTCGCCTAACGAGAGCAGTCTATTTAAATATAAAACCTATTTCAAACCAAAAAGTAATATTTTTATTTAAGTATTTACCTGAGTACCAAGAGAAATGGTATGATGCAGTTTTTTTTCAAGGGATGTTAGGTGGTCTTTCCGTTCTTTTTGAACTAAAAGAATTCAATATACGGATGACTAAAACAAAACTTTTTGGTATCCATGTTTCACACAAAGAGTTAGGGGATGATATTTTATTTGGTGCCGATTCCAATGAATATGAAATGGAATGGTTGGAAGATAATTTATTTTTGTCCCGATCTCGTCTGACAAAGGACGATTTAACCAACAGGCATCGAGTTATGGTTACCTCTCGAGTGGATTCCGAACTAGAAGAAATTTCTATCATAGATGTCAAAGATGTTGTTGGAAAATCTCGTGAACTCGCGATCGAGAACCGCGACTTAGAAGCGGCTGTGGAAGTGCTAAAATCCTTCAAACAAGAGTTAGAAAAAAAACAACTCTCGATGGCAAAGGACTTACGACTTGCAAAAAACATCCAAAAGGGTCTCATTCCTGAAATCATTCCGGATTGGAATGGAATTCAATTTTGGACTGCCTTTACTCCAATGCAAGAAGTGAGTGGAGATTATTATGATTATTTCCCATATAACATGGATAAGTTGGGTGTGGCTGTTTGTGATGTTTCAGGTCATGGAGTGCCTGCCGCGTTTATTACTGCATTATCGAAGTTACTTTTTTCTAATTTTAAGAAACCGAAACCATCGGAAACATTTAAACTAATCAATCGAGAGTTATTGGACTTAGTCAAACAACAAGGATACACAACTTGTGTTTATGTTTTGATTCATGATGATTATAAGGTTTTGTATTCTGTTGCCGGCCATCCGAGACCTATTCTTTTTCGAGCAAAAACGAATCGAGCAGAGATTTGTGAAGGAGACGGAACATTTCTCGGAATGTTTCCCGATGCAGGAGATACCTTTAGAGACCTTCAAATCCAATTGGAGCCGGGTGATAAATTATTTTTATACACAGACGGACTAACGGAAGCAGAAAATGATAAAGGACTTGCGTTTGGTGAAGAGAGGCTCATACAAATGATTGAATCTACTTCTGAGAAATCCATCCAAGAAACTGTAGAAACGATCCTTTCCAATCACAAAGAATTTACTATGGGTACAGACCCAATGGATGACATCACGTTACTTGGTCTGCAATTATCACCTAGACTTCCTGAATTCAATTTAATTAAAGCGAAAGGAGATGATGTATACCGTAAAAAAGAGTTTAAAGAAGCTGTGGGTTTTTATGAACAAGCACATCAAATTTTACCTCGAGATCTTGATACACAACTTTCCTATGGGAAAGCACTTGCCTACAGTGGAAATTTTGAAAATGCCATACGATTGTTAGAGTCTTATAATAAATTTAAAACCAACCATTTTAAATCACACTCAGTTCTTGGTTATTGTTATTACCAAATGGAAATGTTTGAAAAAGCGGAAGTAGAGTGGAAAAAAGCACATTCCATCAATGATTCCAATTTATCTAATTTGTACAACTTAGCTCAGTTATATAGAAAGTTGAATGAAAAGAAGAAAATGAAAGAAGTTATCGAAAAGATGAAACGAATCGAAGAAACCTATCTTCACATCCTTCCACTTGAAAAAAAGTGGGAGTCTTTGCCTGATGAATAG
- a CDS encoding ABC transporter permease subunit: protein MWKYFLKRFLLIFPTLLGITFLVFLISHFAPGGPLNSEIAKLKGTGNLAGASTKQISQEEIELIKQRLHLDKPAPIAYLLWLKQIVQFDLGESRLHSRKVSELIVEKLPVSLFFGLSGFFLTYLICIPLGIQKALKEGSRFDFISSFIIFFTYSLPVFAFAMLLLYLFASGEVFSFFPLGHEVSDFYEDLSFWGKVNDRLAHMFLPVICYVVGSFAVLTLLMKNSLLDQIAKEYVRTAVSKGLSFSDSIFRHAFRNSLIPIATGFGSNLTLIFSGSLFIELVFNIDGMGLLSFEAVRERDTDLMMGLLLAQSFLGLIGKIVSDFCYILIDPRIDFE from the coding sequence ATGTGGAAATATTTTCTAAAGCGATTTTTACTCATCTTTCCTACCTTACTTGGAATCACATTCCTTGTTTTTTTGATCTCTCATTTTGCCCCGGGTGGTCCACTCAATAGCGAGATTGCAAAACTAAAAGGTACAGGAAATTTAGCTGGCGCTTCTACCAAACAAATTTCTCAGGAAGAAATTGAACTCATCAAACAAAGACTTCATTTAGACAAACCAGCGCCGATTGCTTATTTACTTTGGCTGAAACAAATTGTACAGTTTGATTTAGGTGAGTCGAGGTTACACTCTCGTAAAGTATCTGAACTCATTGTAGAAAAACTTCCTGTTTCTCTCTTTTTTGGGCTCTCAGGTTTCTTTTTAACCTATCTAATTTGTATTCCACTTGGAATTCAAAAAGCATTAAAAGAAGGAAGTCGGTTTGATTTCATTTCTAGTTTTATTATCTTTTTTACCTATTCCCTTCCAGTTTTTGCCTTTGCAATGTTACTGTTATATTTGTTTGCATCGGGTGAGGTTTTTTCCTTTTTTCCTTTAGGACATGAGGTCTCTGATTTTTATGAAGACTTGAGTTTTTGGGGAAAGGTAAACGATCGCCTGGCTCATATGTTTTTGCCTGTGATCTGTTATGTAGTAGGAAGTTTTGCTGTCCTCACACTACTCATGAAAAACAGTTTGTTAGATCAAATTGCAAAAGAATACGTGCGGACAGCAGTGTCAAAAGGACTAAGTTTTTCTGATTCGATATTTCGTCATGCTTTCAGAAATTCACTGATTCCCATTGCTACTGGATTCGGAAGTAACTTAACTTTGATTTTTTCCGGATCCTTGTTCATTGAGTTGGTCTTCAATATTGATGGGATGGGGCTCTTAAGTTTTGAAGCGGTAAGAGAAAGAGACACGGATCTTATGATGGGGTTACTTCTTGCCCAAAGTTTTTTAGGACTTATCGGAAAAATAGTTTCCGATTTCTGTTATATACTGATTGATCCGAGGATTGATTTCGAATGA